Proteins co-encoded in one Setaria viridis chromosome 9, Setaria_viridis_v4.0, whole genome shotgun sequence genomic window:
- the LOC117838123 gene encoding uncharacterized protein, producing MEGSESSRSCKRDVEDSIDAMGSWKEDDEREDADGRKSQSSKVRKHGCADRVEDPDDARRGSSTNRYEPRRKSVSGSGQAYSDDEEDYNVRKDSRVSKVPRRSPEEKSEISSDVYKDRGGDSSRRRREDENDSDSSRRSGSRTSGHDVSHSEGGSKAEGPYNHGRHEEKDVRHSEGIDGSREKQWHRDLEEKHYKRGLDDAYTSERADEASSDQASGRPSSGQNNHKSAREAQDYRDGSGERDDKHRTAKREEKDEKLRHQAEYTYGSNDNLGTKGKLPYLDDGGNAREQSMNVKEKPRDDYISHRGRERNKESEESREYMRNHQREDSKGTNDYGTTTEWSHGPERLDGGSFQGRSAYSKDSRGRYESSKGPSSYGNRYDNSDSIEIRPNRNLDFGREGSVSGRRTSMAAHQDLTAGTNDPAEEDKRNYRSEEDSKERYYDDAQNRNQNTGKGSVDSPTARAGLKGPMTSDTPVAGQSGSSSLASPIDQQGSKGSKLYRGVRGRPNGRDPQRMGGPVPMMPPPPFGPLGLPPGPMQPMGPNMSHSPSPLGPGIFMPPFQGPLVWAGARGMDVNMLAVPPNLLMPPLAAGPGFSPSVGAGPNHNIQLDQTNTGRGGPTDAPVPGFNPVATPSHEMLHDKPPGGWTPQRNSGPARKAPSRGEQNDYSQNFVDTGLRPQNFIRELELTSVVEDYPKLRELIQRKDEIVSNSASAPMYYKCDLKEHVLSPDFLGTKFDVILVDPPWEEYVHRAPGITDHIEYWTAEEIMNLKIEAIADTPSFIFLWVGDGVGLEQGRQCLKKWGFRRCEDVCWVKTNKKNATPGLRHDSNTLFQRSKEHCLMGIKGTVRRSTDGHIIHANIDTDIIIAEEPTDGSTKKPEDMYRIIEHFALGRRRLELFGEDHNIRPGWLTLGKGLSTSNFNKEAYIKNFADRDGKVWQGGGGRNPPPDAPHLVVTTPEIESLRPKSPQKNQQSVPTIGSSSSTNRRPGANTSQNVVTVVGSETMMPAPWASTPMAGFGMLEGGAGPDSNDAFDTYGFSAPFGRPSADHMDFNTPRLL from the exons ATGGAGGGGTCCGAATCTAGCAGGAGTTGCAAGAGAGATGTCGAGGACAGCATTGATGCCATGGGCAGTTGGAAGGAAGACGATGAGCGAGAGGATGCTGACGGCAGAAAGAGCCAGTCAAGCAAGGTGAGAAAGCATGGCTGTGCAGATAGAGTTGAGGATCCAGATGATGCTAGGCGGGGATCTTCTACCAATAGGTACGAGCCTAGAAGGAAGTCTGTTTCAGGCTCAGGACAGGCCTACAGCGACGATGAGGAAGACTACAATGTAAGAAAGGATTCACGGGTGTCCAAGGTTCCAAGGCGAAGCCCTGAAGAGAAAAGTGAGATATCATCTGATGTCTACAAGGATAGAGGTGGGGACAGCagtaggagaagaagagaagatgagAATGATTCGGACTCATCAAGAAGATCTGGCTCCAGAACCTCTGGCCACGATGTTTCTCATAGTGAAGGTGGAAGCAAGGCTGAGGGTCCATACAATCATGGGAGACACGAGGAGAAGGATGTACGGCACTCAGAGGGAATAGATGGGAGTAGGGAGAAGCAATGGCACCGAGACCTAGAGGAGAAACATTATAAGAGGGGACTGGATGACGCTTACACCAGTGAAAGAGCTGATGAAGCAAGTTCTGATCAAGCTAGTGGTAGGCCATCTTCTGGTCAGAATAATCACAAAAGTGCACGAGAGGCTCAAGACTACAGGGATGGATCCGGTGAAAGAGATGATAAACATAGGACTGCCAAACGGGAAGAGAAAGATGAGAAGCTAAGGCACCAAGCTGAGTATACATATGGAAGTAATGACAATTTAGGAACGAAAGGTAAGTTGCCATATTTGGATGATGGTGGAAATGCCAGGGAACAAAGTATGAACGTGAAAGAGAAACCTAGAGATGATTATATATCACACAGAGGGAGGGAGCGCAACAAAGAATCTGAAGAATCTAGAGAGTACATGAGAAATCATCAAAGGGAAGATTCTAAAGGCACAAATGACTATGGCACTACTACAGAATGGAGTCATGGGCCTGAAAGGTTAGATGGTGGAAGTTTCCAGGGCCGGTCTGCATACAGCAAAGATTCTAGGGGCAGATATGAGAGCAGCAAAGGCCCTTCTTCATATGGAAATCGATATGATAATTCTGATTCTATAGAAATAAGGCCTAACAGGAATCTTGATTTTGGAAGGGAGGGCTCTGTTTCTGGGAGAAGAACAAGCATGGCTGCACATCAGGATTTAACAGCTGGAACAAATGATCCTGCTGAAGAGGACAAAAGGAATTATAGAAGTGAAGAAGATTCGAAAGAGAGATACTATGATGATGCTCAAAATAGGAATCAGAATACTGGTAAAGGTTCTGTTGATTCCCCAACTGCGAGAGCAGGATTGAAGGGGCCAATGACGTCCGATACACCAGTAGCTGGTCAAAGTGGTAGCAGCAGTTTGGCTTCTCCAATTGATCAGCAAGGATCAAAAGGCAGTAAACTTTATAGAGGTGTAAGAGGGAGGCCAAATGGAAGGGACCCTCAGAGAATGGGAGGGCCGGTGCCCATGATGCCACCTCCTCCATTTGGACCTCTTGGTCTGCCACCAGGCCCAATGCAACCAATGGGCCCAAACATGTCCCATTCTCCAAGCCCTCTTGGACCTGGTATTTTCATGCCGCCTTTTCAAGGGCCTCTTGTTTGGGCTGGAGCAAGGGGTATGGATGTGAATATGCTTGCTGTTCCACCCAATCTTCTCATGCCTCCTCTAGCAGCTGGACCTGGGTTCTCTCCTAGTGTGGGAGCTGGCCCAAACCATAATATTCAATTAGATCAAACAAACACGGGAAGGGGAGGTCCAACAGATGCTCCAGTACCAGGTTTCAACCCAGTGGCTACACCAAGTCATGAAATGCTGCATGATAAACCTCCTGGAGGCTGGACACCACAGAGGAATAGCGGACCTGCTCGAAAAGCTCCTTCAAGGGGTGAACAGAATGATTATTCACAGAACTTTGTTGACACTGGCTTGCGACCTCAGAATTTCATTAGGGAACTAGAGCTTACAAGTGTAGTGGAGGATTATCCTAAGCTAAGAGAACTCATACAGAGGAAAGATGAAATAGTTTCTAACTCAGCTTCGGCACCAATGTACTACAAGTGTGACCTCAAGGAGCATGTGCTTTCCCCAGATTTTTTGGGCACAAAGTTTGATGTTATCCTTGTGGATCCTCCGTGGGAGGAATATGTTCATCGTGCTCCAGGTATCACAGATCACATTGAGTATTGGACTGCTGAGGAGATTATGAATTTGAAAATCGAG GCCATAGCTGATACGCCTTCATTTATCTTCCTTTGGGTTGGTGATGGTGTTGGTCTTGAACAGGGCAGACAATGTTTGAAGAAG TGGGGATTCCGTAGGTGTGAGGATGTATGTTGGGTAAAAACCAACAAGAAAAATGCAACACCAGGTCTGCGCCATGATTCTAATACTCTGTTCCAGCGTTCAAAG GAGCATTGCTTAATGGGCATAAAAGGAACTGTACGGCGCAGCACTGACGGGCATATCATCCATGCAAACATTGACACCGACATAATAATAGCTGAGGAACCTACTGATG GTTCAACGAAAAAGCCTGAAGACATGTATAGGATCATTGAGCATTTTGCTCTTGGAAGGAGGCGTCTTGAACTCTTTGGCGAGGACCATAACATTCGTCCGGGTTGGCTTACCCTTGGTAAAGGTTTGTCTACATCAAACTTTAATAAAGAG GCATACATCAAGAACTTCGCGGACAGAGATGGAAAAGTATGGCAGGGAGGTGGTGGTCGTAACCCCCCTCCTGATGCTCCTCATCTCGTGGTGACAACTCCAGAAATCGAGAGCCTGCGTCCCAAGTCCCCACAGAAGAATCAGCAGTCGGTACCCACGATAGGATCTAGCAGTTCCACAAACAGGCGACCTGGCGCAAACACGTCACAGAACGTGGTGACTGTCGTCGGTTCTGAAACCATGATGCCGGCACCGTGGGCTTCCACTCCAATGGCAGGTTTCGGAATGCTGGAGGGAGGAGCTGGCCCTGACAGCAATGATGCTTTTGATACTTATGGCTTCAGTGCGCCTTTCGGAAGACCAAGTGCAGATCATATGGATTTTAACACCCCAAGATTGTTGTAA